One region of Daphnia pulicaria isolate SC F1-1A chromosome 7, SC_F0-13Bv2, whole genome shotgun sequence genomic DNA includes:
- the LOC124348454 gene encoding uncharacterized protein LOC124348454 — protein MESTGWKLKPFVQHKPTESCPVQIPLERMPGDRRICTDPRVQVKPSDVTVEESSRHSSTERRVMFRGSREKFLTMNNERLPLDPRVRQQTPREVRVEDSRCANKRVQFRDPLEEFETNVRLFLFTRSNFT, from the exons ATGGAAAGTACCGGTTGGAAATTGAAGCCGTTTGTGCAGCACAAACCAACAGAAAGTTGCCCTGTACAGATTCCACTGGAAAGGATGCCTGGTGATCGAAGAATATGCACTGATCCCAGAGTGCAAGTGAAACCTTCTGAT GTAACCGTTGAAGAAAGTAGCAGGCATTCAAGTACTGAAAGGAGAGTTATGTTCAGAGGCTCACGAGAGAAATTCTTAACCATGAACAACGAAAGGCTGCCATTGGATCCGAGAGTGCGCCAGCAAACACCGAGagaa GTACGCGTTGAAGACAGCCGATGTGCTAATAAGAGAGTTCAGTTCAGAGATCCACTAGAGGAATTCGAAACCAACGTAAGACTATTTCTCTTTACACGAAG CAACTTCACGTGA